The Takifugu rubripes chromosome 7, fTakRub1.2, whole genome shotgun sequence genome has a segment encoding these proteins:
- the tmem145 gene encoding transmembrane protein 145 isoform X1 produces MEVRRGARLVHLAVLVSVLVSLLGGRSALAKYVKGIVNTKEDWVFLTRFCFLTEFGRLDFRFRYPKSRCCQNILLYFDDSSQWPAVYKSPEKNCYQKEAVLRPENNQVINLTTRYTWSGCMVEGEGDQQALSCVGGRSFRSVRERWWYIALSKCGGDGLQLEYEMKLTNGQSFWTQHFSADEFGILETDITFLVIFSMVFLLSCYFAYHLKGRQLLHTTYKMFMTAAGVEVLSLLFHCVYWGLYARDGVGNSSLKILGKLLFSVSFLVFLLMLILLGKGFTVTRARISHSGSVKLSIYMTVYTITYVILFIYEAEFFDPGEVLYAYDSPAGYGLMGLQLLAYVWFCYAVLVSLKHYPEKQPFYVPFFTTYTLWFFAVPVMALIANFGIPRWAREKIVNGIQLGIHLYAHMVFLAITRPSAANKNFPYHVRTSQIGILMSSPKGEEGAEGFPHHAYGNSSFLGDSQPNFTELFSIQSDPVKTVEETVARKGPEVPRNSEHKIITTAADLSSGLAPPPPPIPPRPAARSPPLPPRLPSFTEYFSMQSGGGGGGGGGGGGGGGGGGGGTGVGTKA; encoded by the exons GACTGGGTTTTCCTCACGCGCTTCTGCTTTCTCACGGAATTTGGACGTCTAGATTTCCGGTTTCGCTATCCAAAG TCCCGCTGCTGTCAGAACATTTTGCTCTACTTCGACGACTCTTCCCAGTGGCCAGCTGTGTACAAGAGCCCGGAAAAG AACTGCTATCAGAAGGAGGCGGTGCTGAGGCCGGAGAACAACCAGGTCATCAACCTCACCACGCGCTACACGTGGTCCGGCTGCATG gtggagggagagggagaccAGCAGGCTTTAAGCTGTGTGGGTGGCCGGAGTTTCCGCTCGGTGAGGGAGAGATGGTGGTACATCGCTCTCAGCAAGTGTGGG GGCGATGGCCTGCAGCTGGAGTATGAGATGAAGCTGACCAACGGCCAGTCTTTCTGGACGCAGCATTTCTCCGCAGACGAGTTTG GAATCTTGGAGACAGACATCACGTTTCTGGTCATCTTCTCCATGGTGTTCCTCCTCTCTTGCTACTTTGCCT atcatcTGAAGGGACGGCAGCTTCTTCACACCACCTACAAAATGTTCATGACggcagcaggtgtggaag TGCTCAGCCTGCTCTTCCACTGTGTCTACTGGGGCCTGTATGCTCGGGACGGGGTCGGCAACAGCAGCCTGAAAATCCTGG GGAAATTACTTTTCTCCGTCAGTTTCCTGGTGTTCCTGCTGATGCTCATATTGTTGGGGAAAGGATTCACTGTGACCAG ggccaGGATCAGTCACAGTGGGTCAGTTAAGCTGAGCATCTATATGACTGTCTACACCATCACCTACGTCATCCTCTTCATCTACGAGGCAGAG TTCTTTGACCCGGGCGAGGTGCTCTATGCCTACGACAGCCCCGCAGGTTACGGGCTGAtgggtctgcagctgctggcctACGTGTGGTTCTGCTATGCTGTCCTGGTGTCTCTGAAGCACTACCCAGAGAAGCAGCCCTTCTACGTCCCCTTCTTCACCACATACACGCTCTG GTTTTTCGCCGTGCCTGTTATGGCTCTGATTGCCAACTTTGGGATTCCACGCTGGGCCCGGGAGAAGATCGTCAATGGCATTCAACTGGGGATCCATCTGTATGCTCACATGGTCTTTCTG GCTATCACCCGACCTTCAGCTGCCAACAAAAACTTTCCGTATCATGTTCGAACATCTCAAATTGGAATCTTGATGTCCAGTCCCAAAGgcgaggagggggcggagggcTTCCCCCACCACGCCTACGGAAACAGCTCCTTCCTGGGAGACTCTCAGCCCAACTTCACTGAACTCTTCTCCATCCAGTCA GACCCCGTGAAGACGGTGGAGGAGACGGTGGCCCGTAAAGGACCCGAGGTTCCGAGGAACAGCGAGCACAAGATCATCACAACTGCTGCTGACCTGTCATCAGGActggcccctcccccgccccccatccccccacgcCCGGCCGCACGCTCGCCCCCGCTGCCGCCTCGACTCCCGTCCTTCACTGAGTATTTCAGCAtgcagagtggaggaggaggaggaggaggaggaggaggaggaggaggaggaggaggaggaggaggaggaacaggcgTCGGGACCAAGgcctga
- the mrpl17 gene encoding large ribosomal subunit protein bL17m — translation MRLTLQLFISHGRVARKMGLGPESRINILRNILTGLVRHERIETTAARADEVRFYAEKLIDYAKKGDTDEKAMKMASFWLTEKDLVPKLFKVLAPRFETRANGYTRMARIPNRANLDRAKMAVLEYKGNPLPPLYPVKKPNELWLINQLLKGYRQEAEQCRV, via the exons ATGCGCCTTACGTTGCAGCTGTTTATCTCTCACGGTCGGGTGGCCCGTAAAATGGGTCTGGGCCCGGAGTCCCGAATCAATATCTTACGGAACATTTTAACAGGACTTGTCCGACATGAGAGGATAGAAACCACGGCGGCCAGAGCCGATGAAGTCCGATTTTACGCCGAAAAG CTGATCGATTATGCTAAAAAGGGAGACACAGATGAGAAGGCAATGAAAATGGCCAGTTTTTGGCTGACG GAAAAAGACCTGGTCCCGAAGCTCTTCAAGGTCCTGGCACCGAGGTTCGAGACTCGGGCGAACGGTTACACAAGGATGGCGCGCATCCCCAACAGAGCGAACCTGGACAGGGCCAAGATGGCGGTACTGGAGTACAAAGGCAACCCCCTCCCTCCACTTTATCCTGTGAAAAAACCAAATGAACTCTGGCTCATCAACCAGCTGCTGAAGGGCTACAGACAGGAGGCAGAACAGTGCAGAGTTTAG
- the tmem145 gene encoding transmembrane protein 145 isoform X3 → MEVRRGARLVHLAVLVSVLVSLLGGRSALAKYVKGIVNTKEDWVFLTRFCFLTEFGRLDFRFRYPKSRCCQNILLYFDDSSQWPAVYKSPEKNCYQKEAVLRPENNQVINLTTRYTWSGCMVEGEGDQQALSCVGGRSFRSVRERWWYIALSKCGGDGLQLEYEMKLTNGQSFWTQHFSADEFGILETDITFLVIFSMVFLLSCYFAYHLKGRQLLHTTYKMFMTAAGVEVLSLLFHCVYWGLYARDGVGNSSLKILGKLLFSVSFLVFLLMLILLGKGFTVTRARISHSGSVKLSIYMTVYTITYVILFIYEAEFFDPGEVLYAYDSPAGYGLMGLQLLAYVWFCYAVLVSLKHYPEKQPFYVPFFTTYTLWFFAVPVMALIANFGIPRWAREKIVNGIQLGIHLYAHMVFLAITRPSAANKNFPYHVRTSQIGILMSSPKGEEGAEGFPHHAYGNSSFLGDSQPNFTELFSIQSEFGSARWHRRDLQRVLLFTFWVCH, encoded by the exons GACTGGGTTTTCCTCACGCGCTTCTGCTTTCTCACGGAATTTGGACGTCTAGATTTCCGGTTTCGCTATCCAAAG TCCCGCTGCTGTCAGAACATTTTGCTCTACTTCGACGACTCTTCCCAGTGGCCAGCTGTGTACAAGAGCCCGGAAAAG AACTGCTATCAGAAGGAGGCGGTGCTGAGGCCGGAGAACAACCAGGTCATCAACCTCACCACGCGCTACACGTGGTCCGGCTGCATG gtggagggagagggagaccAGCAGGCTTTAAGCTGTGTGGGTGGCCGGAGTTTCCGCTCGGTGAGGGAGAGATGGTGGTACATCGCTCTCAGCAAGTGTGGG GGCGATGGCCTGCAGCTGGAGTATGAGATGAAGCTGACCAACGGCCAGTCTTTCTGGACGCAGCATTTCTCCGCAGACGAGTTTG GAATCTTGGAGACAGACATCACGTTTCTGGTCATCTTCTCCATGGTGTTCCTCCTCTCTTGCTACTTTGCCT atcatcTGAAGGGACGGCAGCTTCTTCACACCACCTACAAAATGTTCATGACggcagcaggtgtggaag TGCTCAGCCTGCTCTTCCACTGTGTCTACTGGGGCCTGTATGCTCGGGACGGGGTCGGCAACAGCAGCCTGAAAATCCTGG GGAAATTACTTTTCTCCGTCAGTTTCCTGGTGTTCCTGCTGATGCTCATATTGTTGGGGAAAGGATTCACTGTGACCAG ggccaGGATCAGTCACAGTGGGTCAGTTAAGCTGAGCATCTATATGACTGTCTACACCATCACCTACGTCATCCTCTTCATCTACGAGGCAGAG TTCTTTGACCCGGGCGAGGTGCTCTATGCCTACGACAGCCCCGCAGGTTACGGGCTGAtgggtctgcagctgctggcctACGTGTGGTTCTGCTATGCTGTCCTGGTGTCTCTGAAGCACTACCCAGAGAAGCAGCCCTTCTACGTCCCCTTCTTCACCACATACACGCTCTG GTTTTTCGCCGTGCCTGTTATGGCTCTGATTGCCAACTTTGGGATTCCACGCTGGGCCCGGGAGAAGATCGTCAATGGCATTCAACTGGGGATCCATCTGTATGCTCACATGGTCTTTCTG GCTATCACCCGACCTTCAGCTGCCAACAAAAACTTTCCGTATCATGTTCGAACATCTCAAATTGGAATCTTGATGTCCAGTCCCAAAGgcgaggagggggcggagggcTTCCCCCACCACGCCTACGGAAACAGCTCCTTCCTGGGAGACTCTCAGCCCAACTTCACTGAACTCTTCTCCATCCAGTCA GAGTTCGGATCAGCTCGATGGCATCGAAGGGACCTCCAGCGAGTCCTCCTCTTTACCTTCTGGGTGTGTCATTAA
- the tmem145 gene encoding transmembrane protein 145 isoform X2, with protein sequence MEVRRGARLVHLAVLVSVLVSLLGGRSALAKYVKGIVNTKEDWVFLTRFCFLTEFGRLDFRFRYPKSRCCQNILLYFDDSSQWPAVYKSPEKNCYQKEAVLRPENNQVINLTTRYTWSGCMGDGLQLEYEMKLTNGQSFWTQHFSADEFGILETDITFLVIFSMVFLLSCYFAYHLKGRQLLHTTYKMFMTAAGVEVLSLLFHCVYWGLYARDGVGNSSLKILGKLLFSVSFLVFLLMLILLGKGFTVTRARISHSGSVKLSIYMTVYTITYVILFIYEAEFFDPGEVLYAYDSPAGYGLMGLQLLAYVWFCYAVLVSLKHYPEKQPFYVPFFTTYTLWFFAVPVMALIANFGIPRWAREKIVNGIQLGIHLYAHMVFLAITRPSAANKNFPYHVRTSQIGILMSSPKGEEGAEGFPHHAYGNSSFLGDSQPNFTELFSIQSDPVKTVEETVARKGPEVPRNSEHKIITTAADLSSGLAPPPPPIPPRPAARSPPLPPRLPSFTEYFSMQSGGGGGGGGGGGGGGGGGGGGTGVGTKA encoded by the exons GACTGGGTTTTCCTCACGCGCTTCTGCTTTCTCACGGAATTTGGACGTCTAGATTTCCGGTTTCGCTATCCAAAG TCCCGCTGCTGTCAGAACATTTTGCTCTACTTCGACGACTCTTCCCAGTGGCCAGCTGTGTACAAGAGCCCGGAAAAG AACTGCTATCAGAAGGAGGCGGTGCTGAGGCCGGAGAACAACCAGGTCATCAACCTCACCACGCGCTACACGTGGTCCGGCTGCATG GGCGATGGCCTGCAGCTGGAGTATGAGATGAAGCTGACCAACGGCCAGTCTTTCTGGACGCAGCATTTCTCCGCAGACGAGTTTG GAATCTTGGAGACAGACATCACGTTTCTGGTCATCTTCTCCATGGTGTTCCTCCTCTCTTGCTACTTTGCCT atcatcTGAAGGGACGGCAGCTTCTTCACACCACCTACAAAATGTTCATGACggcagcaggtgtggaag TGCTCAGCCTGCTCTTCCACTGTGTCTACTGGGGCCTGTATGCTCGGGACGGGGTCGGCAACAGCAGCCTGAAAATCCTGG GGAAATTACTTTTCTCCGTCAGTTTCCTGGTGTTCCTGCTGATGCTCATATTGTTGGGGAAAGGATTCACTGTGACCAG ggccaGGATCAGTCACAGTGGGTCAGTTAAGCTGAGCATCTATATGACTGTCTACACCATCACCTACGTCATCCTCTTCATCTACGAGGCAGAG TTCTTTGACCCGGGCGAGGTGCTCTATGCCTACGACAGCCCCGCAGGTTACGGGCTGAtgggtctgcagctgctggcctACGTGTGGTTCTGCTATGCTGTCCTGGTGTCTCTGAAGCACTACCCAGAGAAGCAGCCCTTCTACGTCCCCTTCTTCACCACATACACGCTCTG GTTTTTCGCCGTGCCTGTTATGGCTCTGATTGCCAACTTTGGGATTCCACGCTGGGCCCGGGAGAAGATCGTCAATGGCATTCAACTGGGGATCCATCTGTATGCTCACATGGTCTTTCTG GCTATCACCCGACCTTCAGCTGCCAACAAAAACTTTCCGTATCATGTTCGAACATCTCAAATTGGAATCTTGATGTCCAGTCCCAAAGgcgaggagggggcggagggcTTCCCCCACCACGCCTACGGAAACAGCTCCTTCCTGGGAGACTCTCAGCCCAACTTCACTGAACTCTTCTCCATCCAGTCA GACCCCGTGAAGACGGTGGAGGAGACGGTGGCCCGTAAAGGACCCGAGGTTCCGAGGAACAGCGAGCACAAGATCATCACAACTGCTGCTGACCTGTCATCAGGActggcccctcccccgccccccatccccccacgcCCGGCCGCACGCTCGCCCCCGCTGCCGCCTCGACTCCCGTCCTTCACTGAGTATTTCAGCAtgcagagtggaggaggaggaggaggaggaggaggaggaggaggaggaggaggaggaggaggaggaggaacaggcgTCGGGACCAAGgcctga